Genomic DNA from Comamonas resistens:
TGAACCTTCAGCTTCAGCTTCCACTGCCTCCACATTCTCATCCCGATAAGCGGGGGCCTCGGCCACACGACTTGCGCCATGTGCTGCTTGCACTTCGGTGGCTATCGCTGGCCCCGCCCCTGTTGCACCCAGCACCTCGGGCGGCAGGTCCTTGAGCGCAATCTGCTGGGCTGGAGCCATCACTGTCAACCAGTGGCAGATGTTTTCCAGCTGACGCACATTGCCGGGGAAGTTGAAAGACTGCAGACGATGCATGGCCGTGCTGCTCATGCGCTTGGGCTCGACACCCAGCTGCCTGGCGCTTTGCTGCAGAAAATGCTGCGTGAGCATGGGCACATCTTCCCGGCGTTCGCGCAGTGCGGGCAGTCGCAAACGAATCACGTTGAGACGGTGAAACAAGTCCTCGCGGAAGACGCCATCCTTGACACGCTGCTCCAGATCCTGGTGTGTGGCGGCAATCACGCGCACATGCGCCTTGACGGCCTGGTGCCCGCCGACACGGTAGAAATGCCCGTCGGAGAGCACACGCAACAAACGTGTCTGCAGCTCAAACGGCATATCGCCAATCTCGTCGAGAAACAGCGTTCCGCCTTCGGCCTGCTCAAACCGTCCCCGCCGCTGAGTCTGGGCTCCGGTAAATGCTCCGCGCTCATGGCCAAAGAGTTCCGACTCCAGCAAATCCTTGGGAATTGCCGCAGTATTGATAGCTACAAACGGCCCACCAGCAACGGGGGAATGCTTGTGAAGCGCATGAGCCACCAATTCCTTGCCGGCACCGGATTCGCCGGTGATCAGCACCGTGACCTGGCTCTGACTCAGTCGTCCGATGGCGCGAAACACATCCTGCATGGCAGGCGCCTGGCCCAGCATTTCGGCCTGTACGGGAGTCTGTACATCGGCCACTTCTTCACGCTGGCTTTCCTCCACGGCACGCCGGATCAACTCGACGGCCTTGGGCACATCAAAAGGTTTGGGCAGGTATTCAAACGCCCCGCGCTGGAAAGCTGAAACAGCGCTGTCCAGATCGGAATATGCCGTCATGATGATCATGGGCAAGCCGGGCTGCTGCGCCCTCACCTGCTCCAGCAGCTCCAGACCCGAGCCGCCCGGCATGCGGATATCGCTGACCAGCACTTGCGGCCCCTGACGCTCGGGATCTGAGGCATCGACATCGGCCAGGGCCTTGAGCACGTCTCGCGCCTGGGTGAAGCTGCGTATGGGCCAGCCTTCGCGCCCCAGCGCCTTTTCCAGGACAAAGCGAATGGAAGGGTCGTCGTCCACAATCCAGATTGGCTTCATTGCTGCTGCATCCTTCCCTTCTTTGTCTGGTGAGTGATTTCAGGCGGCTTACGGCAGGGGAATCAGAATACGAAAATCTGTCCTGCCCGGCTGGCTGTCGCACTCAATCAGCCCATGGTGACGCTGCACAAAGGTCTGCGCCAGCGTCAACCCCAAGCCAGAGCCCCCATCTCTGCCAGACACCAGGGGATAGAAAATTCTCTCCTTGATGGCATCGGGCACGCCTGAACCGTTGTCAATGACATGCAATTCCAATGCCAGTCTGTAGCGTTGCCGCCCCAGAGTGACCTGGCGTGCCACACGCGTGCGCAAAATGATCTCGGCATCGCCCTGGGCAATCCGCAGGCTCAGCGCCTGGGCCGCGTTTTGCACGATGTTGAGCAGCGCCTGGATCAGCTGTACACCGTCACCCCGGAATTCAGGGATGGAGATGTCATAGTCGCGCGTGATTTTCAGACCCTGCGGATACTCGATCAGCACCAGGGAACGTACACGCTCGCAGACCTCGTGAATATTCACATCCCCCACATCGTGTGGGTGCCGGTGGGGAGCCAGCAAGCGATCCACCAGTACCTGAAGCCGGTCTGCCTCGTGAACAATGACGGTGGTGTATTCACGCAACTCCGGAGTAGCCAGATCCATTTGCAATAGCTGCGCCGCACCGCGAATGCCGCCGAGCGGATTCTTGATCTCATGGGCCAGATTGCGTATCAGTTCCTTGTTGGCCTCGGCCTGCTCGCGAATGCGCTCTTCGCGATCCTGACGGGCCTGCTGCTCCAGAGGCCACATCTCCACCATTACATGGCCTTGTTGCTCGACCAGGGACACAGTGACATGCACGGGTAAAAGATCCTGCCCGAGGCGCAGCAAAGCGGCTTCAAAGCGCAAGGCCGCAAAGTCGTTGGAGCGCGCACCGCTCAGCGCCTTGTCCAGCAGCGCAGGCTCGGAAAAGCAGGTTGCGAATTCTGTCGCCTCCATGGTGCGGCGCGACTGCCCCAGCGCATTCTCCAGCGCAGCATTGACAAAGCGCACCACGCCCTGGGAATCCAGGACGGCAATCAGCGT
This window encodes:
- the ntrC gene encoding nitrogen regulation protein NR(I) gives rise to the protein MKPIWIVDDDPSIRFVLEKALGREGWPIRSFTQARDVLKALADVDASDPERQGPQVLVSDIRMPGGSGLELLEQVRAQQPGLPMIIMTAYSDLDSAVSAFQRGAFEYLPKPFDVPKAVELIRRAVEESQREEVADVQTPVQAEMLGQAPAMQDVFRAIGRLSQSQVTVLITGESGAGKELVAHALHKHSPVAGGPFVAINTAAIPKDLLESELFGHERGAFTGAQTQRRGRFEQAEGGTLFLDEIGDMPFELQTRLLRVLSDGHFYRVGGHQAVKAHVRVIAATHQDLEQRVKDGVFREDLFHRLNVIRLRLPALRERREDVPMLTQHFLQQSARQLGVEPKRMSSTAMHRLQSFNFPGNVRQLENICHWLTVMAPAQQIALKDLPPEVLGATGAGPAIATEVQAAHGASRVAEAPAYRDENVEAVEAEAEGSMEGWLSGLGKQAQDLLAQGHNNVWDQLTQKFEAQLLRTALTATHGRRVEAANRLGIGRNTITRKLQELGLDNEEFE
- the glnL gene encoding nitrogen regulation protein NR(II) translates to MNASAALSHGEPGNTADQDCALSYQSLDWLCTLIAVLDSQGVVRFVNAALENALGQSRRTMEATEFATCFSEPALLDKALSGARSNDFAALRFEAALLRLGQDLLPVHVTVSLVEQQGHVMVEMWPLEQQARQDREERIREQAEANKELIRNLAHEIKNPLGGIRGAAQLLQMDLATPELREYTTVIVHEADRLQVLVDRLLAPHRHPHDVGDVNIHEVCERVRSLVLIEYPQGLKITRDYDISIPEFRGDGVQLIQALLNIVQNAAQALSLRIAQGDAEIILRTRVARQVTLGRQRYRLALELHVIDNGSGVPDAIKERIFYPLVSGRDGGSGLGLTLAQTFVQRHHGLIECDSQPGRTDFRILIPLP